A region of the Leptospira noumeaensis genome:
AATCAATTAAAACCCCAATCCGGAGTCCTTCGCACAATGGCAAATGAAAGGTTTTCGGAAAAGGAAGAGTTCATTTTGATTTTTGGTGGCCCTGGTGCCGAACCGGAAATGGATCCTTCGGTGAATTTAAACTTCATCCGGGGCTTACGAAATCTAAAATTCCGCCAAACAGGAAAACAAAGTGCACTGACGATTGTGGATGGTGGAAATAAAACCCCACTTGTTTTAGAAAAAGATACCCTAAGGTGGTACGAACGCCACCTAACTCGCGATAACGAAATTTCAGAACTCATCCAGGACTCTAAGTACTTTCAATTAGTTTCTGCCAGTGCCTTAAAGGAAGGAACCAAAGGCACTGTTAAAATTACTGGAGCTGTTCTGGCAAGTGCGACCATCGTCGCCCTGGGTGCCGGTCTTGTTTATTTAGGGGCCGAAGCAAACTCTGGTGACTTAACTGCCCTAGGAGTCATCATCATTGTCTCTGGTTTCAAACTAGGGGCTGATTGGGTCGCAACTTCCTACGATGATGCGAGAAGGAATATGAGAAAAGATTTGGATATCTCCGACGAATATCGTTATGTCAGGTTTTTTCCCGAATATGTTTGGATGGGAAAATCAAAATCGGTCCTCGTCTCTCCCAAACTCCAAATGCATCCAGATACCTTACCTTATACCTTAAGTCCCCCAATGGGAAAAGTCAAAGTTCGATTTGGTTTTTTCCCAGACAATCAAAGGCCATAACCTTCGACACGACTTGTTTTTAAAAAATTGGTTTGTTCCGACCAAACAATTTGATTGGTTTCCAAACTCACAAGAAAAAGTGTCACCGTGATGTATTGGATCCGAGATCCGGATTCATAATTCACAACTTCATTGATTTCACCTTTGATTTTATGCGAAGGTGATTTAAACTTTCCCACCGCCAAACGTGACTCAGCCGAAACCATTCCCGTTTTCCCAAATGCCATCTCTGCACTTGCCTCTTCACGGATGGAAGTGTCCACAAACGGAACCTTATCTTTTGTGAGTTGGTTTAGAATTTCGTTACTAATAAGTTTTGTATCAATATGTTCAGAGGTAGAATTTTGAATTGCCTTCCATTCTAAATAACCAGTCTTCAATTCAGACTTATAATATGTAGATAAGGAATGGCTCATACTGCGAGCAGTTTCTTTGACTTCCAAAACTCCCCATTGTTTGGTGGCCTTGGCTTTGTCTATTTTTTGGTAGGAAACAGAAGAGCAGCTAACAAATAAAAATGGAAATAGAAGCGAGAGGAATAAATTGCGCATTGAGGAGAGTTTGGTGGGATTCGGTAGTTTGGCAAGAAAGAATGTGTGAATATAGTATCCCCGCCCAATCTGAGGGTGGGGAACTAGACCCGCCACCCAATGGTTGACACTTACCACGAATAGCGAAAACTTTCCACCTCTATCGACATCCCTCTATTTTTTTATATAAAAAAGTTCATATTATGGACTTAAGACCCAGTGTATGATTTCCTTTGGGGCGCCTCCACTCCGTTAGTGGAGGTGACTCTCATATATCATGGACCGGGCGTACTTCGGGGTGCGCCTTCGGCTCCCGTCCTCGGAGGCAAAAGCCTCCTCTGACCAAGCCCTCCGTATGCCCTGGCGCGGGGAAATCCATCGTAAATTCCATATTTGATCCTTTCTGACCTAAATATTGTCTTGAAACTTTCCTCTTGGTTACGAAACTTCTGGATTAAATTATGGGTAAATTTTTAATTCGTTTCAGCTTTCTTCTCATCCTCCTCGCCATTCTATTTGCGGGTTACACTTGGCTCACTCTTCAGTGGAGTTATTCCGAAGGAGATCGTGCTGGCTACATCCAAAAACTTTCCAAAAAGGGTTGGGTTTGCAAAACTTGGGAAGGGGAAATGGCCCTTGTCACTATGCCTGGAACTATGACCGAAAAATTCTACTTCAGCGTTCGGGACGAGGCGATCGCCGAACATTTAAACGAATCCATTGGCAAACGAGTGGTTTTGGAATACGAAGAACACATAGGAGTTCCTTTTAGCTGCTTTGCTGAAACCAGTTATTTTGTAACCGGTGTCAAAACCGTCCAAGAAGTTCCTCCCCTATAAGTCCGAAGTTCTGATTCATCGATTGGTTTTAGAAAATCACTGGATGAATCCTTTTTTACCTCGATAACTCTTTGACCGGAGGTAATCTCCGGCTTAGAAATTTCCCTTCTCCTAACCTTTCTGGAAGTGTTCATCCCCTCTCTTTAGTTCTTTTTCAAATAATTCACATCATTTTTCCCAATCGAAACAAACCACCGATCCTCAGTCTTGCCGCAAAAAGGTAAGTGACTTACTTTTTCCAGCAAATGAAAAACGAAACTTCCCGACAAATTACACTTTACATATTTTTACTATACATATAATTAGCATTAATGATTCTCGCTAAACCATCTCCAATTTCTACAGATGTCTATGAACCAATCAAAAACTGGAATCAGCGAGATATCGGTTTACTCACAGGGGAAAGAGGAATGTACAAGCTGGCTCATTATTGGCAGTATGCCATGGTTTGTTCTGGGTTTCAGGTTTTCAATCTAGACTGCGCCATTCGATTCAACCCCTTCACCATTGCCGAAGAAACGAGAAAACAAAATTTACAACCAGAACCATTTTTAGAACAAATCAAAGTCCAAAGAGCCTTCACCCCTTATCAGATATTAGATGCACTAAAGATCATTCTAAATACAAAAGAAGAAAATACCATATACTTTCTTTTAGCTCCATGCAAACAATTTCTGGATGGAGATGTCAAAGAAGACGAAGGTTTGTTTTTATTAAACCGGATGTTAGAATTGATTGAAAAATTCCCCGGCGAAAATGTCCCACTACTCATCATCGAATCCTGGACTTATACACATAAAAATTTTCAAATCTTTTTTCCAAAACTACTACGGACTACCCAAAACCTATGGGAACTAAAAATGGAAGACGGTCTTTCTCGCATTCGTACAAGAAAAACTTCAATCACAGGACTTTAAAATGGGAAGAACCATTGCACCTTATTCTCGCCAAATGTTACAGATAGAGGGAAATCTATCAGACTTCCGCAGGTCCCTCAGAAGACAAGACCAAGAAATTTTTGATGATCTAATTAGAACCTCCAAATTACAAGTGCAAGCTGGTGTTATGGCATCGCTACCATATCCCATTGACTCAATGATTCTATCCATGCTCATCGAATTAAAAAAAGAAGTGAACGAAATCAAAAAAAACCTACAAAAAATTCCAGACAAATAAACCACAATACAACAAAAAATTATGGAAACTTTCAAAGGTTACTTGTTTGATATCTACCACTCCGAACAAAAAATCTACCTTTGGCTAAGGTCTGAGGAAGGAGAACTTCGATTATTTTCTGATAAGTTCTTTCCAACAATTTACATTGACGCACCCAAAAACATTCTTCAAAAACTAGTAAAACGATTTTATGAGTTAAACGCGTTAGCAGAAATCCCAACCTTCACTGAAAAACGTCTTTTCTACGAAAACAAAGAAATCTCAGTTTTAAAATTGGTAATTTCTAAACCACAACTCCTACCAAAAATCACAAACAAACTTTTTAATCTCTATGGAAAATACGATATCTATCATTCTGATATCGAAATCACTACGGGTTATATGGTAGAAAAAGATATCTACCCCCTAGCTTATTTAGAAATAAGTTACGAAACAAAAAATAACCAAAAGGAAATTAAAAATATTCAGTGTTTCACAAATATCCAAGACTTAGACTACGAAGTTCCAAACTTCAGGAGAGTCTCTCTCTACTTAGAAAAAAGCCAAAGGATCTCTTTACAATATAACACACTAATAGTTGAAACCAATTCCGACCGATATAAAATACCAACAAACAATCCTACGAATTTAATCCATAAACTAAATGAAATATTCAAAAAACATGATCCCGACATAGTTCTCACTTCTTACGGTGACCAAATTCTATTTCCCTATCTCTTCAAGGCTTCACAAGAAAATCATATACCAACAGAATTTGATAGAGACAAAACAAGCACAATCAGGCGTTCGATACAAACACAAGGAACCAGTTTCAATACTTATGGAACGATCGTATTTAGAGCACCTTCTTATCCACTGTTCGGTCGCTGGCATATAGACTCAAAAAACGGATTTGTTTATAAAGAAGCAGATCTTATGGGAATTATTGAACTTGCTCGTATCTCTCGTTTACCAATCCAAAAGATGGCAAGAGCATCAACAGGCAAAGCACTCACCTATATTGAAGTGGATGTAGCATTGAGAATGGATTACCTTGTTCCTTGGCAAAAAAGTGCATTAGAATCCCCAAAAACAGCACTGGATCTTCTAAATGCCGACAAAGGTGGGTTAGTTTTTCAAGCAAAGATTCAAAATGGATTTGTATTAGAAAATGTTGCTCAACTAGATTTTTCTCAAATGTATCCCAAAGTAATGGTAACACATAATATATCTCCAGAAACAATCAATTGTTTGTGTTGCAAAAATGATCCCAAAATAGAAATAGTGCCATCTCTAGGATATCGAATCTGTAACAAAAGAAGAGGTGTTGTTTCCGACGCACTTGCACATGTTATAGAACGTAGAGCTCATTATAAAAAACAATGTAAAGAACCAAATCAAATTAACAAAGATTACATAGAACAAAAACAATCCAGTTTAAAATGGATGTTGGTTACCTCTTTTGGATATTTAGGTTATCGAAATGCAAAATTTGGGAAACTAGAAAGCCATGAAGCAGTAACAGCTTTTGGAAGAGAAAAACTACTTATAGCAAAAGAAATTGCAGAAGACTATGGCTATAACCTAGTGCACGCAATTACCGATTGTATCTTCATTCAAAAAAAAGATAAATCACCAATTACAAAAGAAAACCTTCAAGAAATTTGCCAAACAATAAAACTAAAAACCAAAATAACGATGGATATAGAAGGTATCTTCTCCTGGTTATCTTTTCCACCATCCACTGAAGATGAAAAAATGCCAGTCGCCAACCGTTATATGGGAAGGTTCACTGATGGACATTTTAAAGGGAGGGGTATTGCCTTACGGAGAAAAGACTACCCTAATTACATAAAAACTGCACAACAAGAAATGATTCGGTGGATGTGTCAGTTTGAAACGACAGCTGATATGCTATCAAGAGAAGCTGAGATTTTAGAAATCTTCAAAAAATACGATGCCCCACTCTCAAAAGGTGATGTTTTCTGGAAAGACCTCCTCATACTAAGATCTACCTCGCACAATCCAGAAGATTATAGTGTAGACGCTCCAAGTGCCGTGGCAGTCAAAGACTTATTAGAAATGGGTATCCATGTCCAAGCAGGAGAAAAAATTCGTTACTTGGTAGTGAACAAAAAATCAGAAAGAAAAGGAGAACGATACAAAACAGAAGAAAGAATAGAAACTAAAAACTCGCAAAATCCACTAATCTACGATAAAACCTATTACCGAAAACGATTACTCGCCTCATTCAAAGAAATCTGGATAGGAATTTCCAGTTTCCAAAACTTTAATGACCTAATCAGCAACGAACAGCTATTACCATTCAAATTCCAGAAATAAAACAAAAAAGAAACAAAATTCATTACAATATGCAAATTTACTTTTATTGCATAATTTACAAAAAAATTACCTAAATAATGAATAAAAAATACCTGTTAGATGAGAATTTCCAGACCTTACTCAAAAAACGTTTGCACTAACCATATTACAAAAAAGACTCAGATTCGTTTTTCCTCCACTGGGACTCAGGGGGCGGAGCTATGCCCTAGCACAAACTAACCTCTCATCCACTTCCCAAGAAATCAAATAGAGCTACCAAAAGACTTATGTCTCATTAAAACAGAAGAGCGGCAAATATCACACCACCGCGTATGTTATACGAAATACAAAAACTAACAAAATATAGTAAATATAAAGAAAAGCAATTAACAACCAAGATAAACGAATTAACCGTAATTCAAATAGCCGCCAAATAATAAAGTAAAACGAAAGGAAATGCCATTATTCGGCAACTGTTGGCAAATACAACTAGAGCAATTAGGGTTCGTTATGCGAAATGTTTTAAAATTTTATTCTAAATACCTGAAACCTTATTATTTAAAATAATCGCTCAAGAATTATCATATGAAAAAAGTGTTTGACTTCGTTTATCAAATTACTATCAAAATTTATAGAGTATATTTTTAATGATCTTATCTAAAAGAATTTTTAACATAACATTCTTCGCCTTAACATTTATTACCTTATTTTCTCTTGGGTGCATTACTTGGAAAAGCAATACAATACCTTCATCAAAAGATATTGTATTGCCCACAAATAAACGATTTAAAATTGCAATTTCTTTCAATGGATGCTTTCCTGAAGATAAGATTTCATGCAATTCATATGAAAATTTCGAATTGCTGAAAAAGGAATTTTCAAAATCAGGAATTATAGATCAAGTTAACGGAAGTTTATTAGGGCTAATCACTTCAGATTACCATTTCGATCTTTACTGGGAAGAAGGATCAGAAGATAATCCTTTAGCTCTTTTATCTATTTATTCCTTAGGCGTTATTCCTTCATATAGCAAAAGCAATATTAAATTACTAGCGATCGTCAAAAAACCAAATGGGAACATCGTAAAAACTTTTGAATATGTTGAAACAAAAAAATCATTACTACATATCCTACTAATTTTTGCAATACCCTTCGTGGACTCTGTATCAAATCGAGAGATAAAAACTGATATTATGAAGTTACTTTTGAAAGATTTAGCAACTAATATATAGAAAAAAAACACTTCGCATAACTACGGCTTACCGCGGCGCTGCGGGATTCGCACAGCTCACCCTTGCTTGGTCTCCGACACATTCCCCTTCTGGCATTCGCTTGCAAAAGCAAGCTCTGTGCCAGTCCCTAACGTCTCATTCGAGACTCAGGGTCGGGAAACGTCGGCAAGCCTAGTTCGTTATACGCAACTCCTTGAAAATATTATATAATGAACAA
Encoded here:
- a CDS encoding DNA polymerase domain-containing protein, with product METFKGYLFDIYHSEQKIYLWLRSEEGELRLFSDKFFPTIYIDAPKNILQKLVKRFYELNALAEIPTFTEKRLFYENKEISVLKLVISKPQLLPKITNKLFNLYGKYDIYHSDIEITTGYMVEKDIYPLAYLEISYETKNNQKEIKNIQCFTNIQDLDYEVPNFRRVSLYLEKSQRISLQYNTLIVETNSDRYKIPTNNPTNLIHKLNEIFKKHDPDIVLTSYGDQILFPYLFKASQENHIPTEFDRDKTSTIRRSIQTQGTSFNTYGTIVFRAPSYPLFGRWHIDSKNGFVYKEADLMGIIELARISRLPIQKMARASTGKALTYIEVDVALRMDYLVPWQKSALESPKTALDLLNADKGGLVFQAKIQNGFVLENVAQLDFSQMYPKVMVTHNISPETINCLCCKNDPKIEIVPSLGYRICNKRRGVVSDALAHVIERRAHYKKQCKEPNQINKDYIEQKQSSLKWMLVTSFGYLGYRNAKFGKLESHEAVTAFGREKLLIAKEIAEDYGYNLVHAITDCIFIQKKDKSPITKENLQEICQTIKLKTKITMDIEGIFSWLSFPPSTEDEKMPVANRYMGRFTDGHFKGRGIALRRKDYPNYIKTAQQEMIRWMCQFETTADMLSREAEILEIFKKYDAPLSKGDVFWKDLLILRSTSHNPEDYSVDAPSAVAVKDLLEMGIHVQAGEKIRYLVVNKKSERKGERYKTEERIETKNSQNPLIYDKTYYRKRLLASFKEIWIGISSFQNFNDLISNEQLLPFKFQK
- a CDS encoding penicillin-binding protein activator LpoB, giving the protein MRNLFLSLLFPFLFVSCSSVSYQKIDKAKATKQWGVLEVKETARSMSHSLSTYYKSELKTGYLEWKAIQNSTSEHIDTKLISNEILNQLTKDKVPFVDTSIREEASAEMAFGKTGMVSAESRLAVGKFKSPSHKIKGEINEVVNYESGSRIQYITVTLFLVSLETNQIVWSEQTNFLKTSRVEGYGL